In Mytilus edulis chromosome 7, xbMytEdul2.2, whole genome shotgun sequence, a single genomic region encodes these proteins:
- the LOC139482877 gene encoding uncharacterized protein, with translation MEDEVDNNMQCFMFIQNMTGLENLAMARHTQLNNLAITIAALLRRPHVPRITCYAETVIPTFAPVDFQSHFRISAETFEQILDVLKNDLVPDIERGKEPIAPDKKLLIFLCYMANMESHREIGHYFGVCKASVFNVIKTVVNAILNNLCYLIKWPNLQEQDSISREFQLKSGMVGIIGAMDGSHIRLASCPKGDSDYINRKGFPSMQLQAVVDHNLMFRDVYAGWPGCTHDARVFRNSSLSDRAENGRIFGCNKFLIADSAYPFKPYLIPPFKDNGHLLNLQKKFNKVISSARQVVEKAFGLLKGRFRRLREVTSHEPSAIVGIIVCGCILHNLTIINHEDIEQFIDDNQDGHPNGFQNIFRNDNAGVRVRENLMRTLA, from the exons ATGGAGGACGAAGTTGACAACAACATGCAATGTTTCATGTTCATACAGAATATGACGGGCCTAGAAAATCTAGCAATGGCTAGACACACGCAACTGAATAATTTAGCTATAACAATAGCAGCATTGCTCCGTAGACCCCATGTTCCACGGATTACATGCTACGCAGAAACAGTTATTCCAACATTTGCTCCTGTTGATTTTCAATCTCATTTTAGGATCAGCGCAGAAACATTCGAACAAATATTAGATGTTTTAAAAAACGATCTCGTACCAGATATTGAGAGAGGGAAGGAGCCCATTGCACCAGACAAAAAACTTcttatatttttatgttatatggCAAATATGGAGTCACATCGTGAAATTGGACACTATTTTGGTGTATGCAAGGCTTCAGTTTTTAACGTAATCAAGACAGTTGTAAATGCTATATTAAATAATCTCTGTTAC TTGATCAAGTGGCCAAATCTCCAAGAACAGGATAGCATAAGTAGAGAATTTCAGCTGAAAAGTGGAATGGTGGGAATCATTGGTGCAATGGACGGCAGTCATATTCGCCTAGCATCATGTCCAAAGGGGGATTCAGACTACATCAATCGAAAAGGCTTTCCGTCCATGCAGTTGCAG GCTGTTGTGGATCATAATCTTATGTTCCGTGATGTATATGCAGGATGGCCAGGCTGTACACATGATGCCCGAGTTTTTAGAAACTCCTCATTATCAGACAGGGCAGAAAATGGGAGAATATTTGGTTGCAACAAATTCCTGATTGCTGACAGTGCATATCCATTTAAACCCTATTTAATACCTCCATTTAAAGATAATGGACACCTTTTAAACTTGCAAAAGAAGTTCAACAAGGTTATTTCATCTGCAAGACAAGTAGTTGAAAAGGCATTTGGCCTTTTAAAGGGTCGCTTCAGGCGTCTCCGAGAAGTTACGTCACATGAACCTTCAGCAATTGTTGGCATTATTGTATGTGGATGTATACTTCATAATTTGACAATAATTAACCACGAGGACATTGAACAATTTATTGATGACAATCAAGATGGTCACCCCAAtggatttcaaaatattttcagaaatgaTAATGCTGGAGTTAGAGTAAGGGAAAATCTTATGAGAACACTGGCATAA